Proteins encoded by one window of Micromonospora coxensis:
- a CDS encoding beta-N-acetylhexosaminidase, with protein sequence MPTTPSTSPETGQEPAGLPVHRPSAADLARVAARAAGELLAPPAPARLGDVVPAPTSVAADPAADFTLPADAVIRVSADAAARDVAGQLAELLRPATGCPLPVTELPHGGDGDGLTLTLTGVTPDAGPRAVAAGTEAADTAAPATGGQARTTTGPTADDLGDEGYRLDVTPASVRITAGSAAGLFHGVQTLRQLLPAAIESPTPVDARWVVPGGVIVDRPRFPYRGAMLDVARHFFPVADVLRVIDHLARYKLNHLHLHLTDDQGWRIAVDSWPALAPVGGATEVGGGPGGHYTAADYRRIVRHAARRHVTVVPEIDLPGHTNAALVAYPELAPGKVAPPPYTGTEVGFSYVDPADERTYDFVADVLGEVAALTPGPWLHIGGDEAFKVKGAAYTGFVERAQRIVAATGKTVVGWHQIAPAAHTAGRVLQWWGTNGDDPETAEAVRRGARLILSPGNHAYLDMKYAPDTPIGHDWAGLVDVRRAYDWDPGAHLTGVPAGEVLGVEAPLWTESVTTLAEVEFMFFPRLPALAELGWSPRSTHDWAGFRDRLAGHGPRWSTAGIAFHRSPEVPWPVERADGDRQPAHAVPTQPGPDAAETPAPTSATADG encoded by the coding sequence GTGCCGACCACCCCGTCCACCAGCCCCGAGACCGGCCAGGAGCCCGCCGGCCTGCCCGTCCACCGGCCGTCCGCCGCCGACCTGGCGCGGGTGGCCGCGCGGGCGGCCGGCGAACTGCTCGCACCCCCGGCGCCGGCCCGGCTCGGCGACGTGGTGCCGGCCCCCACGTCGGTCGCCGCGGACCCGGCGGCCGACTTCACCCTCCCCGCCGACGCCGTGATCCGGGTCAGCGCCGACGCGGCCGCCCGGGACGTGGCCGGACAGCTCGCGGAGCTGCTGCGCCCGGCCACCGGCTGCCCGCTCCCGGTCACCGAGCTGCCGCACGGCGGTGACGGCGACGGGCTGACGCTCACCCTGACCGGTGTCACGCCCGACGCCGGCCCGCGGGCGGTCGCCGCCGGCACGGAGGCGGCCGACACCGCCGCGCCGGCCACCGGGGGGCAGGCCCGCACGACGACCGGGCCCACCGCCGACGACCTCGGCGACGAGGGGTACCGCCTGGACGTCACGCCCGCCTCGGTACGGATCACCGCCGGCAGCGCCGCCGGCCTCTTCCACGGCGTGCAGACGCTGCGGCAGCTCCTGCCGGCGGCGATCGAGAGTCCCACCCCGGTCGACGCGCGCTGGGTGGTGCCCGGCGGCGTGATCGTCGACCGGCCGCGCTTCCCCTACCGGGGCGCGATGCTCGACGTGGCCCGGCACTTCTTCCCCGTCGCCGACGTGCTGCGGGTGATCGACCACCTGGCCCGGTACAAGCTCAACCACCTGCACCTGCACCTCACCGACGACCAGGGCTGGCGGATCGCGGTCGACTCCTGGCCCGCGCTGGCGCCGGTGGGCGGGGCCACCGAGGTGGGCGGCGGCCCCGGCGGGCACTACACCGCCGCGGACTACCGGCGCATCGTCCGGCACGCCGCCCGCCGGCACGTGACGGTCGTCCCCGAGATCGACCTGCCGGGCCACACCAACGCGGCGCTCGTCGCGTACCCGGAGCTGGCGCCGGGCAAGGTCGCGCCGCCGCCGTACACCGGCACCGAGGTCGGCTTCAGCTACGTCGACCCGGCCGACGAGCGGACGTACGACTTCGTCGCCGACGTGCTCGGCGAGGTGGCCGCCCTCACCCCGGGCCCGTGGCTGCACATCGGCGGCGACGAGGCGTTCAAGGTCAAGGGCGCCGCGTACACCGGCTTCGTCGAGCGGGCCCAGCGGATCGTCGCCGCCACCGGCAAGACCGTGGTCGGCTGGCACCAGATCGCCCCCGCCGCGCACACCGCCGGGCGGGTGCTCCAGTGGTGGGGCACCAACGGCGACGACCCGGAGACCGCCGAGGCGGTACGTCGGGGCGCCCGGCTGATCCTCTCCCCCGGCAACCACGCCTACCTCGACATGAAGTACGCCCCGGACACCCCGATCGGGCACGACTGGGCCGGCCTGGTCGACGTGCGCCGGGCGTACGACTGGGACCCGGGCGCGCACCTGACCGGGGTGCCGGCGGGGGAGGTGCTCGGAGTGGAGGCCCCGCTCTGGACCGAGTCGGTCACCACGCTGGCGGAGGTCGAGTTCATGTTCTTCCCCCGGCTGCCCGCCCTCGCCGAGCTGGGCTGGTCACCCCGGTCCACCCACGACTGGGCCGGGTTCCGCGACCGGCTGGCCGGACACGGGCCCCGCTGGAGCACCGCCGGCATCGCCTTCCACCGCTCCCCCGAGGTGCCCTGGCCGGTCGAGCGGGCCGACGGCGACCGACAGCCCGCGCACGCCGTCCCCACCCAGCCCGGCCCGGACGCCGCCGAGACGCCGGCCCCGACTTCGGCCACCGCTGACGGGTGA
- a CDS encoding helix-turn-helix domain-containing protein gives MTATVHASAPTVGEALRRWRELRRLSQLELSIRAEISTRHLSFVETGRSRPSREMVLRLAGPLDLPLRERNRLLLAAGYAPVYPENDLDAPQMAAVRAAVRQVLTGHEPYPAVVVDRGWNLVAANSSLTLLTDLAAPELLAAPANVLRVSLHPDGLAPHIANLGEWRGHLLSRLARQVELTGDAELAALEAELRDYPCDSPEPEIELPGPGEIVVPLRLRHESGELAFLSTIATFGTPLDVTLAELSIESFYPADEHTASVLRDRARR, from the coding sequence ATGACCGCCACCGTCCACGCGTCCGCGCCGACGGTGGGCGAGGCGCTGCGCCGATGGCGGGAGCTGCGCCGGCTCAGCCAGCTGGAGCTGTCCATCCGGGCGGAGATCTCCACCCGGCACCTCAGCTTCGTCGAGACCGGACGGTCCAGGCCGAGCCGGGAGATGGTGCTGCGACTGGCCGGGCCGCTCGACCTGCCGCTGCGCGAACGCAACCGGCTGCTGCTGGCGGCGGGCTATGCCCCGGTGTACCCGGAGAACGACCTGGACGCGCCGCAGATGGCGGCGGTCCGCGCCGCCGTGCGTCAGGTGCTGACCGGTCACGAGCCGTACCCGGCGGTGGTGGTCGACCGGGGCTGGAACCTGGTCGCCGCCAACTCCAGCCTGACGCTCCTCACCGACCTGGCCGCGCCGGAGCTGCTGGCCGCGCCGGCGAACGTGCTGCGGGTCAGCCTGCACCCCGACGGGCTCGCGCCGCACATCGCCAACCTCGGCGAGTGGCGCGGGCACCTGCTGAGCCGGCTGGCCCGCCAGGTCGAGCTGACCGGCGACGCGGAACTGGCCGCCCTGGAGGCGGAGCTGCGCGACTACCCGTGCGACAGCCCGGAACCGGAGATCGAGCTGCCCGGCCCGGGCGAGATCGTGGTGCCGCTGCGGCTGCGTCACGAGTCCGGGGAGCTGGCCTTCCTCAGCACCATCGCGACATTCGGCACGCCCCTGGACGTCACCCTGGCCGAGTTGTCCATCGAGTCGTTCTACCCGGCCGACGAGCACACCGCGTCGGTGCTGCGCGACCGCGCCCGGCGGTGA
- a CDS encoding nuclear transport factor 2 family protein: MSAHSHLVDRYLAVWNEPDAEARAAAVASLFTPDATYTDPLAAVRGHQEITAVVTGVRDTFPGHVLRRHGIVDGHHDVVRFGWELVAAEGGDPVVVGFDVAVCDPDGRVRVVHGFLDKVPTPV, encoded by the coding sequence ATGAGCGCACACTCCCACCTGGTCGACCGTTACCTCGCCGTGTGGAACGAGCCGGACGCCGAGGCCCGGGCGGCGGCCGTCGCCTCGCTCTTCACCCCGGACGCCACCTACACCGACCCGCTGGCGGCGGTACGCGGCCACCAGGAGATCACCGCCGTCGTCACCGGGGTCCGGGACACCTTCCCGGGGCACGTCCTGCGCCGGCACGGCATCGTGGACGGGCACCACGACGTGGTCCGGTTCGGCTGGGAGCTGGTGGCCGCCGAGGGCGGCGACCCGGTGGTCGTCGGCTTCGACGTGGCGGTCTGCGACCCGGACGGCCGGGTGCGTGTCGTGCACGGTTTCCTGGACAAGGTGCCCACGCCGGTCTGA
- a CDS encoding C39 family peptidase — MRTDILRKTALTALTITATTGGIAAPALAAHAAPADKPAAQAERKPNGERQLKVDYQAQPNFYYCGPAAARNALSVQGKDIDVDAMAKIMGTTENGTNSINDITPVLNKETGKTDAYRSVEIKTPKADTKQTDTMRADIVAAINDGHAIVANIAGTATDTNGGVHSFEGGHYISVTGYRDNGHTVTIADSANPNTASYEMDIDTLADWTATRGYAH; from the coding sequence ATGCGTACCGACATCCTGCGCAAGACCGCCCTGACCGCCCTCACCATCACCGCCACCACCGGCGGCATCGCCGCCCCCGCCCTGGCCGCCCACGCCGCCCCGGCCGACAAGCCCGCGGCGCAGGCCGAGCGCAAGCCCAACGGCGAACGACAGCTCAAGGTCGACTACCAGGCCCAGCCCAACTTCTACTACTGCGGCCCCGCCGCCGCCCGCAACGCCCTCAGCGTCCAGGGCAAGGACATCGACGTCGACGCCATGGCCAAGATCATGGGCACCACCGAGAACGGCACCAACAGCATCAACGACATCACCCCCGTCCTGAACAAGGAAACCGGCAAGACCGACGCCTACCGCAGCGTCGAGATCAAGACTCCGAAGGCCGACACCAAGCAGACCGACACGATGCGCGCCGACATCGTCGCCGCCATCAACGACGGCCACGCCATCGTCGCCAACATCGCCGGCACCGCCACCGACACCAACGGCGGCGTGCACTCCTTCGAAGGCGGCCACTACATCAGCGTCACCGGCTACCGCGACAACGGCCACACCGTCACCATCGCCGACTCCGCCAACCCGAACACCGCCAGCTACGAGATGGACATCGACACCCTCGCCGACTGGACCGCCACCCGCGGCTACGCCCACTGA
- the dusB gene encoding tRNA dihydrouridine synthase DusB has protein sequence MTAPAAPVALRPLTLGRHQVWPPVVLAPMAGITNVGFRQLCREQGGGIYVCEMITTVALVERNPKTLRMIAFGENEQPRSLQLYGTDPEITAKAVRIVVEKDLADHIDLNFGCPVPKVTRKGGGSALPWRRRLFARLVKAAVDAASPAGVPVTVKMRKGIDDEHLTYVEAGLAAQDAGVAAVALHGRTAAQRYSGTADWDAIATLKQALDVPVLGNGDIWEADDALRMVAHTGVDGVVIGRGCLGRPWLFADLEAAFNGRPERRLPQLGEVAATMRRHAELLVDQFTAGSRTPARGERDGCTDFRKHVAWYLKGFPVGSELRRELAMIDSLAQLDDLLGKLDPTVPFPVETLGQPRGRTNSPGKVFLPDGWLASRDDDTVPEGAELADSGG, from the coding sequence GTGACTGCTCCCGCCGCTCCCGTCGCGCTCCGCCCGCTCACCCTCGGGCGGCACCAGGTGTGGCCGCCGGTGGTGCTCGCCCCGATGGCCGGCATCACCAACGTCGGCTTCCGGCAGCTCTGCCGAGAGCAGGGCGGCGGCATCTACGTCTGCGAGATGATCACCACCGTCGCGCTGGTGGAGCGGAACCCCAAGACGCTGCGCATGATCGCCTTCGGGGAGAACGAGCAGCCGCGCAGCCTCCAGCTCTACGGCACCGACCCGGAGATCACCGCCAAGGCGGTGCGGATCGTGGTCGAGAAGGACCTCGCCGATCACATCGACCTGAACTTCGGCTGCCCGGTGCCGAAGGTGACCCGCAAGGGCGGCGGTTCGGCGCTGCCGTGGCGGCGGCGACTCTTCGCCCGGCTGGTGAAGGCCGCGGTGGACGCCGCGTCACCCGCCGGGGTGCCGGTCACCGTGAAGATGCGCAAGGGCATCGACGACGAGCACCTGACGTACGTCGAGGCGGGGCTCGCCGCCCAGGACGCCGGGGTCGCGGCGGTCGCCCTGCACGGGCGGACGGCCGCGCAGCGCTACTCGGGCACGGCGGACTGGGACGCCATCGCCACCCTCAAGCAGGCCCTCGACGTGCCGGTGCTCGGCAACGGCGACATCTGGGAGGCCGACGACGCGCTGCGGATGGTCGCGCACACCGGGGTGGACGGCGTGGTGATCGGGCGCGGCTGCCTGGGCCGGCCGTGGCTCTTCGCCGATCTGGAGGCCGCCTTCAACGGCCGCCCCGAGCGGCGGCTGCCGCAGCTCGGTGAGGTCGCCGCGACCATGCGCCGTCACGCCGAGCTGCTGGTCGACCAGTTCACCGCCGGGTCGCGTACGCCGGCGCGGGGCGAGCGGGACGGCTGCACCGACTTCCGCAAGCACGTCGCCTGGTACCTGAAGGGCTTCCCGGTCGGCAGCGAGCTGCGCCGTGAGCTGGCGATGATCGACAGCCTGGCCCAGCTCGACGACCTGCTCGGCAAGCTCGACCCGACCGTGCCGTTCCCGGTGGAGACCCTCGGCCAGCCGCGTGGCCGGACGAACTCCCCGGGCAAGGTCTTCCTGCCGGACGGCTGGCTGGCCAGCCGGGACGACGACACCGTCCCCGAGGGCGCGGAGCTGGCTGACTCGGGCGGCTGA